A genomic region of Saccopteryx bilineata isolate mSacBil1 chromosome 1, mSacBil1_pri_phased_curated, whole genome shotgun sequence contains the following coding sequences:
- the MVB12A gene encoding multivesicular body subunit 12A isoform X2 gives MDPGPDAAPLAGLAWSSASAPPPRGFSAISCTVEGTPASFGKSFAQKSGYFLCLSTLGSLENPQEYVVADIQVLVDKNPLPPGFSPVCDPLDSKASVSKKKRMCLKLVPLGATDTAVFDIRLSGKTKTVPGYLRVGDMGGFAIWCKKAKVPRPVPKLRALSQDMKSLSLDPPGQPRGGFPGGTLSRLGLRTSTLRRSDSIYEASNLYGISAMDGVPFTLHPRFEGKSCGPLAFSAFADLTIKSLADIEEEYNYGFVVEKTAAARLPPSVS, from the exons ATGGATCCCGGGCCTGACGCAGCGCCACTGGCTGGCCTGGCCTGGTCGTCAGCCTCGGCGCCCCCGCCGCGGGGATTCAGTGCG ATCTCCTGCACCGTGGAAGGGACGCCTGCCAGCTTCGGCAAGAGCTTCGCTCAGAAATCTGGCTACTTCCTGTGCCTCAGTACCTTGGGCAGCCTGGAG AATCCGCAGGAGTACGTGGTGGCCGATATCCAAGTCTTGGTGGACAAGAACCCCCTCCCGCCCGGCTTCTCCCCGGTCTGCGACCCCTTGGACTCCA AGGCttctgtgtcaaagaagaaacgCATGTGTTTGAAGTTGGTGCCCCTGGGGGCCACAGACACAGCTGTGTTTGACATCCGGCTGAGCGGGAAGACCAAGACGGTGCCTGGATACCTTCGAGTAGG GGACATGGGTGGCTTTGCCATCTGGTGCAAGAAGGCAAAGGTCCCTCGGCCTGTTCCCAAGCTCCGAGCTCTCAGCCAGGACATGAAGAGCCTCTCCTTGGACCCACCTGGCCAGCCCAG GGGCGGCTTCCCTGGGGGAACATTGTCGAGATTGGGTTTGCGGACCTCCACCCTGCGGAGGAGTGACTCCATCTATGAAGCCTCCAACCTTTACGGCATCTCAG CCATGGATGGGGTTCCCTTTACGCTGCACCCCCGATTCGAGGGAAAGAGCTGCGGCCCTCTG GCCTTCTCTGCCTTTGCTGATCTGACCATCAAGTCGCTGGCGGACATTGAGGAGGAG TACAACTACGGCTTCGTGGTGGAGAAAACAGCAGCTGCGCGCCTGCCCCCCAGTGTGTCGTAG
- the TMEM221 gene encoding transmembrane protein 221 isoform X2, which translates to MTRSYGARVLTAMILLAVPAAVLAALGAQLLFQLQAGRAELRGPRADGLGPELGVGPGLPEDAAGALVPLAAALAALALVLGLTCLLLAALCGHLGAELARGPGPSRSDWFFYDCRLLRHVALGLFCCGVSVYLAALSIYALLLFEIETGAAAASILGLGALALVAMLTHTLLRAARATRRGLHELSPPHFEEDPVCSTEVSKASPGAQPQQDEEPRPREGQ; encoded by the exons ATGACCCGCTCCTACGGCGCCCGGGTGCTGACCGCGATGATCCTGCTGGCCGTCCCGGCGGCCGTCTTGGCGGCTCTGGGCGCGCAGCTACTGTTCCAGCTGCAGGCGGGCCGCGCAGAGCTGCGGGGGCCGCGAGCTGACGGGCTGGGTCCGGAGCTAGGCGTGGGCCCGGGGCTGCCAGAGGACGCGGCGGGAGCGCTGGTGCCGCTGGCCGCCGCGCTCGCTGcgctggccctggtgctgggtcTCACTTGCCTGCTGCTTGCCGCGCTCTGCGGCCACCTGGGCGCCGAGCTGGCCAGGGGGCCCGGCCCCAGCAG GTCTGACTGGTTTTTCTACGACTGCCGCCTCCTCAGACATGTGGCCCTTGGCCTCTTCTGCTGTGGGGTCTCTGTCTACTTAGCAG CACTGTCCATCTATGCCCTGCTGCTCTTTGAGATCGAGACGGGAGCAGCAGCTGCCTCCATCCTTGGCTTGGGTGCCCTGGCTCTGGTGGCCATGCTGACCCACACTCTGCTCCGAGCTGCCCGTGCCACCCGCCGTGGCCTCCATGAGCTATCACCACCACACTTTGAAGAGGACCCTGTCTGCTCCACTGAAGTCTCCAAGGCCAGCCCCGGGGCTCAGCCCCAGCAGG atgaggaaccgaggcccagagaggggcagtga
- the TMEM221 gene encoding transmembrane protein 221 isoform X1, which translates to MTRSYGARVLTAMILLAVPAAVLAALGAQLLFQLQAGRAELRGPRADGLGPELGVGPGLPEDAAGALVPLAAALAALALVLGLTCLLLAALCGHLGAELARGPGPSRSDWFFYDCRLLRHVALGLFCCGVSVYLAALSIYALLLFEIETGAAAASILGLGALALVAMLTHTLLRAARATRRGLHELSPPHFEEDPVCSTEVSKASPGAQPQQGTHHQTPYSFCPEPGDPLRPSATASAPAAGAGAGQKCSLPAYCMHQTLLSGGGRWEGVTHEMHSMLGHKPGDTGKDSTLV; encoded by the exons ATGACCCGCTCCTACGGCGCCCGGGTGCTGACCGCGATGATCCTGCTGGCCGTCCCGGCGGCCGTCTTGGCGGCTCTGGGCGCGCAGCTACTGTTCCAGCTGCAGGCGGGCCGCGCAGAGCTGCGGGGGCCGCGAGCTGACGGGCTGGGTCCGGAGCTAGGCGTGGGCCCGGGGCTGCCAGAGGACGCGGCGGGAGCGCTGGTGCCGCTGGCCGCCGCGCTCGCTGcgctggccctggtgctgggtcTCACTTGCCTGCTGCTTGCCGCGCTCTGCGGCCACCTGGGCGCCGAGCTGGCCAGGGGGCCCGGCCCCAGCAG GTCTGACTGGTTTTTCTACGACTGCCGCCTCCTCAGACATGTGGCCCTTGGCCTCTTCTGCTGTGGGGTCTCTGTCTACTTAGCAG CACTGTCCATCTATGCCCTGCTGCTCTTTGAGATCGAGACGGGAGCAGCAGCTGCCTCCATCCTTGGCTTGGGTGCCCTGGCTCTGGTGGCCATGCTGACCCACACTCTGCTCCGAGCTGCCCGTGCCACCCGCCGTGGCCTCCATGAGCTATCACCACCACACTTTGAAGAGGACCCTGTCTGCTCCACTGAAGTCTCCAAGGCCAGCCCCGGGGCTCAGCCCCAGCAGGGTACCCACCACCAAACCCCCTACTCATTTTGCCCAGAACCTGGGGATCCTCTcagaccctcagccactgccTCAGCACCtgcagctggggctggggcggGCCAGAAGTGCAGCCTACCTGCATACTGCATGCACCAGACACTGTTGTCTGGTGGGGGACGGTGGGAAGGGGTTACCCATGAAATGCACAGCATGCTAGGCCACAAGCCAGGGGATACAGGGAAAGACTCCACGCTGGTGTGA
- the MVB12A gene encoding multivesicular body subunit 12A isoform X1 — MDPGPDAAPLAGLAWSSASAPPPRGFSAISCTVEGTPASFGKSFAQKSGYFLCLSTLGSLENPQEYVVADIQVLVDKNPLPPGFSPVCDPLDSKASVSKKKRMCLKLVPLGATDTAVFDIRLSGKTKTVPGYLRVGDMGGFAIWCKKAKVPRPVPKLRALSQDMKSLSLDPPGQPSRGGFPGGTLSRLGLRTSTLRRSDSIYEASNLYGISAMDGVPFTLHPRFEGKSCGPLAFSAFADLTIKSLADIEEEYNYGFVVEKTAAARLPPSVS; from the exons ATGGATCCCGGGCCTGACGCAGCGCCACTGGCTGGCCTGGCCTGGTCGTCAGCCTCGGCGCCCCCGCCGCGGGGATTCAGTGCG ATCTCCTGCACCGTGGAAGGGACGCCTGCCAGCTTCGGCAAGAGCTTCGCTCAGAAATCTGGCTACTTCCTGTGCCTCAGTACCTTGGGCAGCCTGGAG AATCCGCAGGAGTACGTGGTGGCCGATATCCAAGTCTTGGTGGACAAGAACCCCCTCCCGCCCGGCTTCTCCCCGGTCTGCGACCCCTTGGACTCCA AGGCttctgtgtcaaagaagaaacgCATGTGTTTGAAGTTGGTGCCCCTGGGGGCCACAGACACAGCTGTGTTTGACATCCGGCTGAGCGGGAAGACCAAGACGGTGCCTGGATACCTTCGAGTAGG GGACATGGGTGGCTTTGCCATCTGGTGCAAGAAGGCAAAGGTCCCTCGGCCTGTTCCCAAGCTCCGAGCTCTCAGCCAGGACATGAAGAGCCTCTCCTTGGACCCACCTGGCCAGCCCAG CAGGGGCGGCTTCCCTGGGGGAACATTGTCGAGATTGGGTTTGCGGACCTCCACCCTGCGGAGGAGTGACTCCATCTATGAAGCCTCCAACCTTTACGGCATCTCAG CCATGGATGGGGTTCCCTTTACGCTGCACCCCCGATTCGAGGGAAAGAGCTGCGGCCCTCTG GCCTTCTCTGCCTTTGCTGATCTGACCATCAAGTCGCTGGCGGACATTGAGGAGGAG TACAACTACGGCTTCGTGGTGGAGAAAACAGCAGCTGCGCGCCTGCCCCCCAGTGTGTCGTAG